One region of Trichosurus vulpecula isolate mTriVul1 chromosome 1, mTriVul1.pri, whole genome shotgun sequence genomic DNA includes:
- the TMEM267 gene encoding transmembrane protein 267 has product MSTVMATETEKTFALLQTFSTLSVISSLGLGLFCFVADRLLQFSFIQQNDWLRALSDNAVHSIIGMWSWAIVVGLKKKSDFGEVILAGFLASIIDVDHFFLAGSLSLKAALNLPHRPFLHCSTLIPIVVLTLKLIMHLFRLKDSWCFLPWLLFISWTSHHVRDGIRHGLWICPFGKTAPLPYWLYVTITASLPHLSSFIMYLTGTREMMSIKHGIHIDV; this is encoded by the exons ATGTCGACTGTGATGGCAACTGAGACTGAAAAGACCTTTGCTCTCCTCCAGACATTTAGCACTCTGTCTGTCATTTCTAGCCTTGGTTTAGGTTTATTCTGCTTTGTAGCAGATAGACTTTTGCAGTTTTCTTTCATTCAGCAAAATGACTGGCTTAGAGCCCTCTCTGATAATGCAGTGCATAGTATAATTGGAATGTGGTCATGGGCAATAGTAGTTGGACTCAAGAAAAAGAGTGATTTTGGAGAAGTAATTTTGGCTGGATTTTTAGCCTCAATTATTGATGTGGACCACTTTTTTCTAGCTGGATCTCTATCTTTAAAG gcTGCTTTGAACCTTCCACACAGGCCCTTTCTCCATTGTTCTACTCTCATACCTATCGTGGTTCTGACACTAAAGTTGATAATGCACCTTTTCCGGCTGAAAGACTCGTGGTGCTTTCTTCCCTGGCTGTTATTTATATCTTGGACTTCTCACCATGTTCGGGATGGAATTCGTCATGGCTTATGGATTTGCCCTTTTGGAAAAACTGCTCCCCTGCCCTATTGGCTCTATGTGACAATCACAGCATCTTTACCTCACTTAAGTTCATTCATTATGTATTTAACAGGGACCAGAGAGATGATGTCTATAAAACATGGAATTCATATCGATGTCTAA